A region from the Fundulus heteroclitus isolate FHET01 chromosome 22, MU-UCD_Fhet_4.1, whole genome shotgun sequence genome encodes:
- the lyrm7 gene encoding complex III assembly factor LYRM7 yields the protein MLAQMNRRRVEQGRFWFAGSTLSADWPQRSVESERSLVGRRWADAGSRQTDNMGTRLKVLSVFKKLHRTRIDVFRDDEKALAAARLKINEEFKKNKRETSEESIEKMIKMGSDVETVLREAVLQVEHVEENKLLLRPREGLLLENVPYCDEPRKNS from the exons ATGTTGGCGCAGATGAACCGTAGGCGGGTGGAGCAGGGCCGCTTTTGGTTCGCTGGGAGCACGCTAAGCGCTGATTGGCCACAGAGGAGCGTCGAATCAGAACGTTCGCTGGTTGGTCGACGTTGGGCAGACGCCGGAAGTAGGCAGACAGACAACATGGGGACTCGTTTGAAG GTCCTAAGCGTGTTTAAAAAGCTGCACAGGACAAGAATTGATGTATTCAGAGATGATGAAAAAGCTCTGGCAG cTGCGAGGCTAAAGATCAACGAGGagttcaagaaaaacaaaagggaaaCGTCAGAGGAAAGCATCGAGAAG aTGATTAAAATGGGCTCAGATGTGGAAACTGTTCTTCGTGAGGCGGTGCTGCAAGTGGAACATGTTGAAGAAAATAAGCTTT TGCTTCGACCCAGAGAGGGTCTCCTACTGGAAAATGTACCATATTGTGATGAACCCAGGAAGAATTCGTGA
- the dync2li1 gene encoding cytoplasmic dynein 2 light intermediate chain 1 translates to MARLSSETLWEQAAAEVRSQESGAADWDGGEAVCERSVFLMGSKAGGKTSILLRCLERDEPPKPTLALEYTFGRRARGHNTPKDIAHLWELGGGTSLSDLIQIPITLVSIRSLSVVLVLDLSKPDALWGTMEKLLHATRAQVENVFAQAQQAQRSRPGAKAQTAAPSAARVLPKDYPDRELISPFPVPLLIMGSKYDIFQDFDSDKKKVISKTLRFLAHYYAASLIFTSIKSESLMSKTKSFFSHLAFGLDRGKTVSCDPGKPLIVPAGSDSFRQIGSPPTTDVDIATLHAKNPKDLWKKVYERVFPSESPGEQRELKDPSKDPQYSEPQIDAMRAQKDQELEQYKRNAAKSWKELELET, encoded by the exons ATGGCGAGACTAAG ctcagagacGCTGTGGGAGCAGGCGGCGGCGGAGGTCCGGAGTCAGGAGAGCGGAGCCGCAGACTGGGACGGAGGAGAGGCCGTCTGTGAAAGGAGCGTGTTTCTGATGGGGAGCAAGGCTGGG gGTAAAACGTCCATTCTGCTCAGATGTCTGGAGAG GGATGAGCCACCAAAGCCAACTCTAGCACTGGAGTATACCTTTGGCAGACGGGCCAGAGGACACAACACG CCCAAAGACATAGCCCACCTGTGGGAGCTGGGCGGAGGAACGTCCCTTTCAGACCTCATCCAGATTCCCATCACTCTCGTCAGTATACG GTCGCTCTCTGTCGTGCTCGTGCTGGACCTGTCTAAGCCTGACGCTCTGTGGGGAACCATGGAGAAGCTTCTGCACGCCACACGAGCTCAGGTGGAAAACGTCTTTGCTCAGGCGCAGCAAGCGCAGAGGTCCAGACCTGGAGCCAAAGCGCAGACGGCCGCTCCCTCAGCAGCTCGGGTCTTACCGAAGGACTACCCA GACCGAGAGCTGATCAGCCCGTTTCCCGTTCCTCTGCTCATCATGGGCAGCAAATATGACATCTTTCAG GACTTTGACTCTGACAAGAAGAAAGTGATCAGTAAGACCCTTCGTTTTCTTGCCCACTATTACGCAGCCTCTCTGATC TTTACTAGCATTAAATCAGAGAGCCTCATGTCTAAAACCAAGAGCTTCTTCTCCCATCTGGCGTTTGGTCTGGACAGAGG GAAAACTGTGTCCTGTGACCCAGGGAAACCTCTCATCGTTCCAGCTGGCTCTGACTCTTTCAGGCAAATAG GCTCGCCTCCCACCACTGACGTGGACATAGCGACTCTACATGCAAAAAACCCAAAGGATCTGTGGAAGAAAGTGTACGAGCGAGTGTTTCCCAGCGAG AGCCCCGGTGAGCAGCGGGAGCTGAAGGATCCGAGCAAAGACCCACAGTACAGCGAGCCTCAGATCGATGCGATGAGAGCTCAAAAGGATCAG GAGTTGGAGCAGTATAAAAGAAatgctgcaaagtcatggaAAGAACTGGAGCTGGAGACATAA